A stretch of the Nitratifractor salsuginis DSM 16511 genome encodes the following:
- the argS gene encoding arginine--tRNA ligase, with the protein MQIKAQLNQLIHDACAKAEIPVETVQVNEAGKPEFGDYQFNGAMPLAKKLGKNPRQIAQEIVEALPENPILSKAEIAGPGFINLTLSPKWLAARLEEAARDERLGVGRQSEPKRVVVDYSSPNMAKQMHVGHLRSTIIGDSLANLFAFLGDEVIRQNHIGDWGTQFGMLIAYLEELGEGAEGSLHDLEEFYKAAKKRFDEDAAFADKSREYVVKLQGGDVKCLHLWENFIDKSLGHCEEVYSKLHVRLTREDVKAESSYNDDLQKIVEDLQAKGLLKESRGAKVVFTDDEENPLIIQKSDGGFLYATTDLAAIRFRVKELGAKRISYVVDARQAGHFKQVFAVARMAGYAPEDVRLEHVSFGMMLDKSGRPFKTRDGGTVKLIDLLDEAVERAKGAITQREAYDEEELEKIAEIVGIGAVKYSDLSINRESNYIFDWDRMLSLEGNTSLYQQYAYARIRSIFRKYDGTIEGKVQLGDELERRLALKLLQLEDVLRAAAREAMPHYITGYLYDLATLFMKFYENNPILRSDVPEELRQSRLQLAKSTADTLKLALEILGIKVLERL; encoded by the coding sequence ATGCAGATCAAAGCACAACTCAACCAATTGATTCACGACGCCTGCGCCAAGGCAGAGATCCCCGTCGAAACGGTGCAGGTCAACGAAGCGGGCAAGCCCGAATTCGGCGACTATCAGTTCAACGGCGCCATGCCCCTGGCCAAGAAGCTGGGCAAAAACCCCCGCCAGATCGCCCAGGAGATCGTGGAAGCGCTCCCCGAGAACCCGATCCTGAGCAAAGCAGAGATCGCCGGGCCGGGCTTCATCAACCTGACGCTTAGCCCCAAATGGCTTGCCGCGCGCCTGGAAGAGGCGGCGCGGGACGAGCGTCTGGGGGTCGGGCGGCAGAGTGAGCCCAAACGGGTGGTGGTGGACTACTCCAGCCCCAATATGGCCAAGCAGATGCACGTGGGGCACCTGCGCTCGACCATTATCGGCGACTCCCTGGCCAATCTTTTCGCCTTTCTGGGCGATGAGGTGATCCGCCAGAACCATATCGGCGACTGGGGGACCCAGTTCGGGATGCTCATCGCCTACCTCGAAGAGCTGGGAGAGGGGGCCGAGGGGAGCCTCCACGATCTGGAGGAGTTTTACAAAGCGGCCAAGAAGCGCTTCGATGAGGATGCGGCCTTCGCTGACAAGTCCCGGGAGTATGTGGTCAAGCTCCAGGGAGGGGATGTCAAGTGCCTCCATCTCTGGGAGAACTTCATCGACAAATCCCTGGGCCACTGCGAAGAGGTCTACTCCAAGCTCCACGTCCGCCTGACCCGGGAAGATGTCAAAGCCGAGAGCAGTTACAACGACGATCTCCAAAAGATCGTGGAGGACCTCCAGGCCAAAGGGCTGCTCAAAGAGAGCCGGGGGGCTAAGGTGGTCTTTACCGACGATGAGGAGAACCCGCTGATTATCCAAAAAAGCGACGGCGGTTTCCTCTATGCCACGACCGACCTGGCGGCGATCCGTTTCCGGGTCAAAGAACTGGGGGCCAAGCGGATCAGCTATGTCGTCGATGCCCGCCAGGCGGGGCACTTCAAACAGGTATTTGCCGTGGCACGGATGGCGGGCTACGCCCCCGAAGATGTGCGGCTCGAGCACGTCTCCTTCGGGATGATGCTGGATAAAAGCGGACGGCCTTTCAAGACCCGCGACGGGGGGACCGTCAAGCTCATCGACCTTCTCGACGAAGCGGTGGAGCGGGCCAAAGGGGCCATTACCCAGCGGGAAGCCTACGACGAGGAGGAGCTGGAGAAGATCGCCGAGATCGTAGGAATCGGGGCGGTCAAATACTCCGACCTCTCCATCAATCGGGAATCCAACTACATCTTCGACTGGGACCGGATGCTCTCCCTGGAAGGCAACACTTCTCTCTATCAGCAATATGCCTATGCGCGGATCCGCTCCATCTTCCGCAAATACGACGGCACGATCGAAGGGAAAGTGCAGCTGGGTGACGAGCTGGAAAGGCGTCTGGCGCTCAAATTGCTCCAGTTGGAGGATGTGCTCCGCGCCGCCGCCCGAGAGGCGATGCCCCATTACATCACGGGCTACCTCTACGACCTGGCGACCCTCTTTATGAAATTCTACGAGAACAACCCGATCCTGCGCAGCGATGTACCCGAAGAGCTGCGCCAAAGCCGCCTGCAGTTGGCCAAAAGTACGGCCGATACCCTCAAGCTGGCCCTGGAGATCCTGGGGATCAAGGTGCTGGAGCGCCTCTGA
- a CDS encoding ferritin-like domain-containing protein: protein MARRGNSIIKGIEVNTVIELLNRAYADEWLAYYQYYIEEKVVKGIMKDAAVAELQQHAADELRHADMVAQRILQLGGTPLLNPKEWFTHTNCGYEEPSNFDVVAILEDAIKGEQCAISTYSELAELTRGKDIVTYDIVSRILADEVEHEEDLQALHDDITEFVREIRGTLA, encoded by the coding sequence ATGGCACGCAGAGGAAATTCCATTATCAAGGGGATCGAAGTCAATACGGTGATCGAGCTGCTCAACAGAGCCTATGCCGATGAGTGGTTGGCCTATTATCAGTATTACATCGAAGAGAAGGTGGTCAAAGGGATTATGAAGGATGCGGCGGTGGCCGAATTGCAGCAACACGCTGCCGATGAGCTCCGCCACGCCGATATGGTGGCGCAGAGAATACTGCAATTAGGCGGGACACCGCTGCTCAATCCCAAAGAGTGGTTCACTCATACCAACTGCGGCTACGAAGAGCCGAGTAATTTCGATGTGGTGGCGATCCTGGAGGATGCCATCAAGGGAGAGCAGTGCGCCATCAGCACCTACTCCGAGCTGGCGGAATTGACACGTGGGAAAGATATCGTCACCTACGACATCGTCAGCCGGATTCTGGCCGATGAGGTCGAGCATGAAGAGGATCTCCAGGCGCTCCATGACGATATCACCGAATTCGTCCGAGAGATCCGGGGAACATTGGCCTGA
- a CDS encoding ferritin family protein encodes MRQYESYKCEVCGNEVEVQQVGGGTLVCCGQEMECTTKNLTAVNLMKAFAGESQARNKYEFFAEVAMQEGLHRIARFFQEAADNEKYHAMAEFKAYNRLVNDVELDTTRKNLQYAADGERYEHEEMYPNFAAIAKEEGLEAIARLFRAIGKVEVEHEKEYLELKAALEAEGFFDSEKNEEWICEVCGHVHRGKRPPAQCPLCKADKEYFKKRCPDITAG; translated from the coding sequence ATGAGACAGTATGAGAGTTACAAATGTGAGGTATGCGGCAATGAGGTCGAGGTACAGCAGGTAGGCGGCGGTACACTGGTCTGCTGCGGGCAGGAGATGGAGTGTACCACCAAGAATCTGACGGCGGTCAATCTGATGAAAGCTTTCGCCGGAGAGTCCCAGGCGCGGAACAAATATGAGTTTTTCGCCGAAGTGGCGATGCAGGAGGGGCTCCACCGGATCGCCCGTTTCTTCCAGGAGGCGGCGGACAATGAGAAGTACCATGCTATGGCGGAGTTCAAAGCCTACAACCGTCTGGTGAACGATGTGGAGCTGGATACGACCCGGAAGAATCTCCAGTATGCCGCAGACGGGGAGCGCTACGAGCACGAAGAGATGTATCCCAACTTCGCCGCCATCGCCAAAGAGGAGGGGCTGGAAGCCATCGCAAGGCTTTTCCGGGCCATCGGCAAGGTAGAAGTGGAGCACGAAAAGGAGTACCTGGAGCTCAAGGCGGCCCTGGAAGCGGAAGGTTTCTTCGACAGTGAGAAGAACGAAGAGTGGATCTGCGAAGTCTGCGGCCACGTGCATCGGGGCAAGCGCCCGCCCGCACAATGCCCCCTCTGCAAGGCGGACAAAGAGTATTTCAAGAAGCGTTGCCCCGACATCACCGCGGGCTGA
- the katG gene encoding catalase/peroxidase HPI gives MNREKQCPVEAEDFRHTTLGGNMIRKWWPNQLNLKILQQNPPALKPIDEDFNYAKAFNALDYDALKEDLKTLMRDSQKWWPADYGHYGPLFIRMAWHSAGTYRVMDGRGGGATGNQRFAPLDSWPDNVNLDKARRLLWPIKEKYGNAISWADLMLLAGNVAMESMGFKTFGFGGGREDIWEPEEDIYWGPESQWLGDERHKEGRKLENPLAAVQMGLIYVNPEGPNGEPNVLEAAKDIRESFKRMGMNDEETVALIAGGHTFGKNHGAADPEKYLGPEPEAASLQEQGLGWKNSYRSGKGADTITSGLEGAWTPTPTQWDNSFFEMLFSYDWNLEKSPAGAWQWVPTDPATVELVPDAHDPAKRHKPIMLTTDLALRMDPDYGPIARRFYEDPKAFADAFARAWFKLIHRDMGPKSRYLGPEVPEEDLIWQDPIPKPKCALVDNADIAKLKNEILASGLRISELISTAWASASTYRNSDKRGGANGARIRLLPQSQWEVNEPERMGRVLEVLQEIVDRFNEAQHGEKAISMADMIVLGGTAAVEEAARAGGVELAVGFTPGRGDATQEQTDVESFGYLEPVADGFRNYIRSGCELPTEELLIDKAQLLTLSVPEMTVLVGGLRALGVSHGEENTGILTDRPGVLSNDFFVNLLDMGIEWTPIDEKAQHFEGRERGSEEIRWRASRVDLVFGSNSQLRAQSEFYAQRDNGRKFVRDFAKAWQKVMELDRFDLR, from the coding sequence ATGAATCGTGAAAAACAATGCCCCGTGGAGGCTGAAGATTTCAGGCACACTACCCTGGGCGGTAATATGATACGCAAATGGTGGCCCAATCAGCTCAACCTGAAAATATTGCAGCAAAACCCTCCGGCATTGAAACCAATCGACGAGGATTTCAACTATGCCAAAGCGTTCAATGCCCTGGACTATGATGCCCTCAAAGAGGATCTCAAAACACTGATGCGTGATTCCCAGAAGTGGTGGCCAGCTGACTATGGGCACTACGGTCCCCTTTTTATCCGTATGGCGTGGCACAGCGCGGGAACCTATCGTGTGATGGATGGGCGCGGTGGCGGTGCGACGGGGAACCAGCGCTTCGCACCCCTCGACAGTTGGCCTGACAATGTCAATCTCGACAAAGCACGCCGTCTACTCTGGCCGATCAAAGAGAAATACGGCAACGCCATCTCCTGGGCCGATCTGATGCTGCTGGCAGGCAATGTGGCGATGGAGTCGATGGGATTCAAGACCTTCGGTTTCGGCGGCGGACGTGAGGATATCTGGGAACCCGAAGAGGATATCTACTGGGGTCCTGAGTCCCAATGGTTGGGGGATGAACGCCATAAAGAGGGACGAAAGCTCGAAAACCCTCTGGCAGCGGTGCAGATGGGGCTCATCTACGTCAATCCCGAGGGACCAAACGGAGAACCCAACGTCCTTGAAGCAGCCAAAGATATACGGGAGAGCTTCAAGCGGATGGGGATGAACGACGAAGAGACGGTCGCCTTGATCGCCGGTGGGCATACCTTCGGCAAAAACCACGGCGCTGCCGATCCCGAAAAGTATCTGGGACCCGAACCCGAAGCCGCTTCGCTGCAGGAGCAGGGGCTGGGATGGAAGAACAGTTACCGGAGCGGAAAGGGGGCCGATACGATCACCAGCGGCCTGGAAGGGGCTTGGACGCCGACGCCTACCCAATGGGACAACAGCTTTTTCGAGATGCTCTTCTCCTACGACTGGAATCTGGAGAAGAGCCCGGCAGGGGCCTGGCAGTGGGTGCCTACCGATCCCGCCACGGTCGAGCTTGTACCCGATGCCCATGACCCTGCCAAACGGCACAAACCGATTATGCTGACGACCGATCTGGCCCTACGGATGGATCCCGACTATGGACCGATTGCAAGACGCTTCTACGAAGATCCCAAAGCCTTCGCTGATGCCTTTGCCCGGGCCTGGTTCAAGCTGATCCATCGGGATATGGGGCCAAAAAGCCGCTATCTGGGCCCGGAAGTACCCGAAGAGGATCTGATTTGGCAGGATCCCATTCCAAAGCCGAAATGTGCGCTGGTGGACAATGCGGATATTGCGAAACTCAAGAACGAAATTCTTGCTTCGGGCCTGAGGATCTCCGAACTGATTTCGACGGCCTGGGCTTCGGCGTCGACCTATCGGAATTCGGACAAGCGAGGAGGTGCCAACGGGGCGAGAATCCGTCTGCTTCCACAAAGTCAGTGGGAAGTCAACGAGCCTGAAAGAATGGGCCGGGTGTTGGAGGTCCTGCAAGAGATTGTTGACCGATTCAATGAAGCGCAGCATGGCGAAAAAGCGATCTCGATGGCGGATATGATCGTGCTTGGTGGCACGGCGGCCGTAGAAGAGGCGGCCCGAGCTGGCGGCGTGGAACTTGCCGTCGGATTTACGCCCGGACGAGGGGACGCGACGCAGGAACAGACCGATGTGGAGTCCTTCGGATATCTCGAACCCGTCGCCGACGGTTTCCGCAATTATATACGCAGTGGATGTGAACTGCCTACCGAAGAGCTTCTGATCGACAAAGCGCAGTTGCTCACTCTCAGTGTGCCCGAAATGACGGTACTCGTGGGTGGTTTGCGTGCGTTGGGAGTCAGTCACGGCGAAGAGAACACGGGGATCCTGACGGACCGACCCGGCGTACTAAGCAATGACTTCTTCGTCAACCTGCTCGATATGGGCATCGAATGGACGCCGATCGATGAGAAGGCACAGCACTTCGAAGGACGGGAGCGGGGCAGCGAAGAGATCAGATGGCGCGCAAGCCGCGTCGATCTGGTCTTCGGCTCCAATTCACAACTACGTGCCCAGTCGGAATTTTACGCTCAGAGGGACAACGGCCGTAAATTTGTGCGAGATTTTGCCAAAGCGTGGCAAAAAGTAATGGAGCTGGATCGTTTCGACCTTCGTTAG
- the rsfS gene encoding ribosome silencing factor has product MTLQERVDRIVNLLDSKKAEEIEVFDLGNVDYIAKQVILANSLGGKHTQALFDNMKEELKPQGETFYGSDESDEWIVADLGEIIVHIMTPNYRQRYSLEEFLDELKSGKLGGK; this is encoded by the coding sequence GTGACCCTACAGGAACGTGTCGATCGTATCGTCAATCTACTTGACAGTAAAAAAGCGGAAGAGATCGAAGTTTTCGATCTGGGAAATGTGGATTATATCGCCAAGCAGGTGATCCTTGCCAACTCCCTGGGGGGCAAGCACACCCAGGCCCTCTTCGACAATATGAAAGAAGAGCTCAAGCCCCAGGGAGAGACCTTTTACGGCTCCGACGAGAGTGACGAATGGATCGTCGCCGACCTGGGGGAGATCATCGTCCATATCATGACCCCCAACTACCGCCAGCGCTACAGCCTCGAAGAGTTCCTCGACGAGCTCAAGAGCGGGAAACTGGGGGGCAAATAA
- the nadD gene encoding nicotinate (nicotinamide) nucleotide adenylyltransferase, giving the protein MINGPQEAALFGGSFDPPHLGHRKIIEDLIYELKIPQVIVVPAWLNPFKEHSHASPEQRLEWCRQVFDLPGVVVSDFEIRQGRPVYTVETWTALKRSYPLKYLVIGSDNLPTLREWKDFETLDKEAVWIVATRAGNTPDLSFLRRAILLPVEVPVSSTRIRRGEGLEYVDPRIREEVIQTYQLKKERM; this is encoded by the coding sequence TTGATTAACGGACCCCAAGAGGCGGCCCTCTTCGGGGGGAGCTTCGATCCCCCTCATCTCGGGCATCGCAAGATCATCGAAGACCTGATCTATGAGTTGAAAATCCCTCAGGTCATCGTCGTCCCCGCCTGGCTCAATCCCTTCAAGGAACATTCCCACGCCAGCCCTGAGCAGCGCCTGGAGTGGTGCCGACAGGTCTTCGATCTGCCGGGGGTCGTCGTCAGCGATTTCGAGATCCGACAGGGACGCCCCGTCTACACCGTCGAGACCTGGACCGCTCTGAAACGATCCTACCCTCTGAAGTATCTGGTGATCGGCAGCGACAATCTGCCGACACTCCGGGAGTGGAAAGATTTCGAAACCCTCGACAAAGAGGCGGTCTGGATCGTCGCCACCCGCGCGGGGAACACCCCCGATCTCTCCTTCCTCCGCCGGGCGATCCTCCTGCCGGTCGAAGTCCCGGTCAGCTCGACCCGGATCCGCCGGGGAGAGGGGCTGGAGTATGTAGACCCCAGGATCCGGGAAGAAGTGATCCAAACCTATCAACTCAAAAAGGAAAGAATGTGA
- a CDS encoding phosphoglycerate kinase → MLKTIKDLEIDGSTVFIRCDFNVPIDEFGNITDDRRIRAALPTIRYCLDRDCKVVLGSHFERPEPGKFEERFSLFPVYKRLDALLKIKNHLYFDDSKAGAVITPRAKELFGQMEGGDVLLLENLRFDPGETKDDIEFAKKLSEFGEFYVNDAFGACHRKHASIHAIASLYDKEHKAAGFLLAKEVNFFAKVLENPSRPFVAVVGGSKVSGKLEALNRLISKVDKLVVGGGMAFTFLKAQGYEVGKSLVEEDLIDEARTIMYKAKKNGVKFYLPVDVVVAPEMSETATVKYLPTQEIPAEWMGLDIGPASTRLFREALNDAHTIMWNGPMGVYEMERFAKGSIKMSHYIAESHATTIVGGGDTADVAARAGDVDEMTFVSTGGGASLKLIEGEELPGIVALQS, encoded by the coding sequence ATGCTCAAGACCATCAAGGACCTGGAGATCGACGGATCCACCGTTTTTATTCGTTGTGATTTCAATGTACCCATCGACGAGTTCGGCAACATTACCGACGACCGGAGGATCCGCGCGGCGCTCCCGACGATCCGCTACTGTCTGGACCGGGATTGCAAGGTGGTCCTGGGGTCCCACTTCGAACGTCCGGAACCCGGAAAATTCGAAGAGCGCTTTTCCCTCTTCCCTGTCTACAAGCGCCTCGACGCTCTTTTGAAGATCAAAAACCATCTCTATTTCGACGACTCCAAAGCCGGAGCGGTCATCACGCCCCGGGCCAAAGAGCTTTTTGGGCAAATGGAAGGGGGCGATGTGCTGCTGCTGGAGAACCTCCGCTTCGATCCCGGTGAAACGAAGGATGACATCGAGTTCGCCAAAAAGCTCTCGGAGTTTGGGGAGTTCTATGTCAACGACGCCTTTGGAGCCTGTCACCGCAAACACGCGTCGATCCACGCCATCGCCTCTCTCTACGACAAAGAGCACAAGGCGGCCGGCTTCCTCCTGGCCAAGGAGGTCAACTTCTTCGCCAAGGTCCTGGAGAACCCCTCCCGCCCCTTCGTCGCCGTGGTCGGGGGAAGCAAGGTCTCCGGAAAGCTCGAAGCCCTCAACCGCCTCATCAGCAAAGTCGACAAACTTGTCGTCGGCGGAGGGATGGCTTTTACTTTCCTCAAGGCTCAGGGGTATGAAGTGGGTAAATCCCTGGTAGAGGAGGATCTGATAGACGAAGCGCGGACCATTATGTACAAGGCCAAGAAGAACGGTGTGAAGTTCTACCTCCCCGTCGATGTGGTCGTGGCGCCGGAGATGAGTGAAACCGCTACGGTCAAATACCTTCCGACTCAGGAGATCCCGGCGGAGTGGATGGGATTGGATATCGGGCCGGCAAGCACCCGGCTCTTCCGGGAAGCGCTCAACGATGCCCACACCATTATGTGGAACGGGCCGATGGGGGTCTATGAGATGGAGCGCTTCGCCAAAGGGTCCATCAAAATGTCCCACTACATCGCCGAGAGCCACGCCACGACCATCGTCGGCGGAGGGGATACCGCCGATGTGGCGGCGCGTGCCGGAGATGTGGACGAGATGACCTTCGTGAGCACCGGAGGAGGAGCGAGTCTGAAGCTCATCGAAGGGGAGGAGCTCCCCGGTATCGTCGCTCTGCAATCCTAA
- a CDS encoding triose-phosphate isomerase: MIFAANFKMHHTRQSTTEYLDRLEALLERAEYPFKVMVFPPATALQPSREWITVGAQNAYPAEEGAYTGEIGLSQLHEFEIDTVLIGHSERRQILGEDQEFIAKKFAFYREHGFQIIYCVGEPLEVREQGFEAVAEYLWEQFDDIDIDYERLIVAYEPVWAIGTGQAAEPEAIAATHAELRRRIKRPILYGGSVNPTNIARIAEIPDVDGVLVGSASLDPEKFHALMIPVAPPQV, from the coding sequence ATGATTTTCGCAGCCAATTTCAAAATGCACCATACCCGTCAAAGTACCACAGAGTATCTGGATCGTCTGGAGGCTCTATTGGAGCGGGCGGAGTACCCCTTCAAAGTGATGGTTTTCCCTCCGGCGACGGCCCTGCAGCCTTCCCGGGAGTGGATCACCGTGGGCGCGCAGAACGCCTATCCCGCCGAAGAGGGGGCCTACACCGGAGAGATCGGGCTGAGTCAGCTGCATGAGTTTGAGATTGATACGGTGCTGATCGGCCACAGCGAGCGGCGGCAGATCCTGGGGGAGGACCAGGAGTTCATCGCCAAAAAGTTCGCCTTTTACCGGGAGCACGGTTTTCAGATCATCTACTGCGTGGGCGAGCCCCTAGAGGTTCGGGAACAGGGCTTCGAGGCGGTGGCCGAATATCTCTGGGAACAGTTCGACGATATCGACATCGACTATGAGCGGCTTATCGTCGCCTATGAACCGGTCTGGGCTATCGGGACGGGCCAGGCGGCCGAGCCGGAAGCGATCGCCGCGACCCACGCCGAGCTGCGCCGCCGGATCAAACGCCCCATCCTCTACGGCGGCAGTGTCAATCCCACCAATATCGCCCGGATCGCCGAGATCCCTGATGTAGACGGTGTCCTGGTCGGGAGCGCTTCCCTTGATCCCGAGAAGTTTCACGCCCTGATGATCCCCGTGGCTCCGCCCCAGGTATGA
- a CDS encoding ABC transporter permease, with protein MSRKFLLLFFKKLLYLAGMLWLISLITFGAIHMAPNSFFAAGGLNPNMTPEAIAHLKAVYGLDKPLLTQYLDWMRSMLHLDFGVSFASGNRVIDEIKARVWITLGINLAAMLFIFALAFRYGIRAALKGGNYEKGMKQLALLSYATPSFYLALLLILIFGLKLGWFPMAGLEGLEPKKGLERWLDIAWHLVLPVGVIVFTGFGSLMLYIRSLTREILKSDYIFFARARGLEDRIIVRRYIYPNLMPFIVTILGLSLPGLLGGSVILEQIFSIDGMGMLFYQSALARDYPVIMGILVVGAFLTLLGNMIADLVLLAIDPHRRR; from the coding sequence ATGAGCCGCAAGTTTCTCCTTCTTTTTTTCAAAAAACTCCTCTACCTTGCGGGGATGCTCTGGCTGATCTCTCTGATCACCTTCGGGGCGATCCATATGGCGCCCAACAGCTTCTTCGCCGCCGGAGGACTCAACCCCAATATGACCCCTGAAGCGATCGCCCATCTCAAGGCGGTCTACGGCCTGGACAAACCTCTGCTGACCCAGTATCTCGATTGGATGAGGTCGATGCTCCATCTCGACTTCGGGGTCTCCTTCGCCAGCGGCAACCGGGTCATCGACGAGATCAAAGCAAGGGTCTGGATCACGCTGGGGATCAACCTGGCGGCGATGCTCTTCATTTTCGCCCTGGCCTTTCGCTACGGAATTCGTGCCGCGCTCAAAGGGGGCAATTATGAAAAGGGGATGAAGCAGTTGGCGTTGCTCAGCTATGCGACCCCTTCCTTTTATCTGGCCCTGCTGCTGATCCTGATTTTCGGGCTCAAGCTGGGATGGTTTCCTATGGCGGGGCTGGAAGGGTTGGAGCCGAAAAAAGGTCTGGAGCGTTGGCTCGATATCGCCTGGCACTTGGTCTTACCCGTGGGGGTGATCGTCTTTACGGGATTCGGTTCGTTGATGCTCTATATCCGCTCTCTGACCCGGGAGATCCTCAAGAGCGACTATATCTTTTTCGCCCGGGCGAGGGGCCTGGAGGATCGGATCATCGTCCGCCGCTACATTTACCCCAATCTGATGCCCTTCATCGTGACGATCCTGGGGCTTTCGCTGCCGGGGCTGTTGGGAGGGAGTGTCATCCTGGAGCAGATCTTCTCCATCGACGGAATGGGGATGCTCTTTTATCAGAGCGCTCTGGCGAGGGATTATCCGGTGATTATGGGGATTTTGGTCGTGGGGGCTTTTTTGACCCTGCTGGGGAATATGATCGCTGATCTGGTCCTGCTGGCTATCGACCCCCACCGTCGTCGCTGA
- the nusA gene encoding transcription termination factor NusA, translating into MQKILSIIESMAHEKNLSVESALEAFKEALINTAKRLEGEEGEYEVEIDHDTQSYHIYKVLTVVNNDDPRAQEEPEKYITVDEAKSYDEEIEPGDKIRSEIHLEEYGRTAAANLFQELEYHIQRRIEQDLFDKYKAKVGSIIIGTVSRVDDAGNTYVEIGELKGILSQRNRIKGESFKTGDTLKALLRFVSIDPKYGMHLELTRTAPKFLEELMKREVPEIQDGAVEIISSARIPGERAKVALKSDRPDIDPIGAAVGQRGVRINAVSEELCGENIDCIEYSPIPEIYVTRALSPAIVQNVRIENNNTAEQKAIVDITSDQKAKAIGKSGINIRLASMLTKYQIELNEVEGIVERAPSGTEEKTKDLSALENLFK; encoded by the coding sequence ATGCAAAAGATTCTCTCCATTATCGAATCGATGGCCCACGAGAAGAACCTCTCGGTCGAAAGCGCCCTCGAAGCCTTCAAAGAGGCCCTGATCAACACCGCCAAACGCCTCGAAGGTGAAGAGGGTGAATATGAGGTCGAGATCGACCACGATACCCAGAGCTACCATATTTACAAAGTCCTCACCGTCGTCAACAACGACGATCCCCGCGCCCAGGAAGAGCCCGAAAAATATATCACCGTCGACGAGGCCAAAAGCTACGACGAAGAGATCGAACCCGGGGACAAGATCCGCAGCGAAATCCACCTGGAGGAGTACGGCCGGACCGCGGCGGCCAACCTCTTCCAGGAGCTGGAGTACCATATCCAGCGCCGGATCGAACAGGACCTCTTCGATAAATACAAAGCGAAGGTAGGCTCCATCATCATCGGGACCGTCAGCCGGGTCGACGATGCCGGCAACACCTACGTCGAGATCGGCGAACTCAAGGGGATCCTCTCCCAGCGCAACCGGATCAAGGGAGAGAGCTTCAAGACCGGAGATACCCTCAAAGCCCTCCTGCGCTTCGTCTCCATCGACCCCAAATACGGGATGCACCTGGAGCTCACCCGCACCGCTCCCAAATTCCTCGAAGAGCTGATGAAGCGGGAAGTCCCCGAGATCCAGGACGGGGCTGTAGAGATCATCTCCTCCGCACGGATCCCCGGTGAGCGGGCCAAGGTAGCGCTCAAAAGCGACCGCCCCGACATCGACCCCATCGGAGCAGCCGTAGGCCAACGGGGGGTTCGGATCAACGCCGTGAGCGAAGAGCTCTGCGGGGAAAACATCGACTGCATCGAGTACTCTCCCATCCCCGAGATTTATGTCACCCGCGCCCTCTCCCCCGCCATCGTCCAAAACGTGCGCATCGAGAACAACAACACCGCCGAGCAGAAGGCGATCGTCGACATCACCAGCGATCAGAAGGCCAAGGCGATCGGCAAAAGCGGGATCAATATCCGCCTCGCGTCTATGCTGACCAAGTACCAGATCGAGCTCAACGAGGTCGAAGGGATCGTCGAGCGGGCCCCCTCCGGCACCGAAGAGAAGACCAAGGACCTCTCGGCCCTGGAAAACCTCTTCAAATAG
- a CDS encoding HP0268 family nuclease, whose product MKLKLARTTLKAKPKSVELSKIEEMLPQKSIFYFDRDNSHKDLKALIEHFEEEGYNVYMREVKYGLNEDEYIYEVHIVQQ is encoded by the coding sequence ATGAAACTGAAACTGGCACGAACGACACTCAAAGCCAAGCCGAAAAGTGTTGAATTGAGCAAAATCGAAGAGATGCTGCCGCAAAAATCGATTTTCTATTTCGACCGGGACAATTCCCACAAAGATCTCAAAGCGCTGATCGAGCATTTCGAGGAGGAGGGATACAACGTCTATATGCGGGAGGTCAAATACGGCCTCAACGAGGACGAGTATATCTACGAGGTCCACATCGTTCAGCAGTGA